The Sorangiineae bacterium MSr11367 genome window below encodes:
- the thiC gene encoding phosphomethylpyrimidine synthase ThiC, with protein MRTEWIAKRRGDATPTQMYYARKGVITEEMTYVAQREKVEPELVRSEVARGRLIIPANINHANLEPMGIGIALGCKVNANIGSSAVVSHVDKELSKLAVCLKHGADTVMDLSTGGDIDGIRRAIIGASPVPIGTVPIYQALQISKDVKRLTADDMISMLEVQAQQGVDYFTIHAGVLAQYLELVRNRITGIVSRGGSIMAQWMLEHHKQNPFYTHWDKVLEICRKYDVTISAGDGLRPGCLADASDAAQFAELKTLGELTQRAWEKDVQVMIEGPGHVPFDQIEMNVKKEMELCHEAPFYVLGPLVTDIAPGYDHITSCIGATMAGTAGAAMLCYVTPKEHLGLPDEDDVKQGLIAYKIAAHAADVARHRPGARDRDDALSRARYAFDWKEQFRLSIDPEHAQKLHDETLPDEYFKSAEFCSMCGPKFCSMHINRAVEEFNKRLDEDRKQGRRTLELFTA; from the coding sequence ATGCGAACCGAGTGGATTGCCAAGCGACGCGGAGACGCGACCCCCACGCAGATGTATTACGCTCGTAAGGGCGTCATCACCGAAGAGATGACGTACGTCGCGCAGCGCGAGAAAGTCGAACCGGAGCTGGTGCGGAGCGAAGTGGCGCGCGGCCGGCTCATTATCCCGGCGAACATCAATCATGCGAACCTCGAGCCGATGGGCATCGGCATCGCGTTGGGCTGCAAGGTCAATGCGAACATCGGTTCCAGCGCCGTGGTGAGCCATGTCGACAAAGAGCTGAGCAAGCTCGCCGTCTGCCTGAAGCACGGCGCCGACACGGTCATGGACCTATCGACGGGTGGCGACATCGATGGCATCCGGCGCGCCATCATCGGCGCCTCGCCCGTGCCCATTGGCACGGTGCCCATCTATCAAGCGCTCCAGATCTCCAAAGACGTGAAGCGCCTCACCGCCGACGACATGATCTCGATGCTCGAGGTCCAGGCGCAGCAGGGGGTCGACTACTTCACCATCCACGCGGGCGTGCTGGCGCAGTACCTCGAGTTGGTGCGCAACCGCATCACCGGCATCGTCTCGCGCGGTGGCTCGATCATGGCGCAGTGGATGCTCGAGCATCACAAGCAGAATCCCTTCTACACGCACTGGGACAAGGTCCTCGAGATCTGCCGCAAGTACGACGTCACCATCAGCGCCGGCGACGGGCTGCGCCCCGGATGCTTGGCCGATGCAAGCGACGCCGCACAATTCGCCGAGTTGAAGACGCTCGGGGAGCTCACCCAGCGCGCCTGGGAGAAGGACGTGCAGGTCATGATCGAAGGCCCGGGCCACGTGCCCTTCGATCAGATCGAGATGAACGTCAAAAAGGAGATGGAGCTCTGCCACGAGGCTCCGTTCTACGTGCTCGGACCGCTCGTCACCGACATTGCGCCGGGCTACGACCACATCACGAGCTGCATCGGCGCCACCATGGCCGGTACGGCCGGCGCGGCGATGCTCTGCTACGTCACCCCGAAAGAGCACCTCGGCCTGCCGGACGAGGACGACGTGAAGCAGGGCCTCATCGCCTACAAGATTGCCGCCCACGCCGCCGACGTCGCGCGCCATCGCCCCGGTGCACGCGATCGCGACGACGCGCTCTCGCGCGCCCGCTACGCCTTCGACTGGAAGGAGCAGTTCCGCCTCTCCATCGATCCGGAGCACGCCCAGAAGCTCCACGACGAGACCTTGCCGGACGAGTACTTCAAGAGCGCCGAGTTCTGCTCGATGTGCGGGCCGAAGTTCTGCTCGATGCACATCAACCGCGCCGTCGAGGAGTTCAACAAGCGCCTCGACGAGGACCGCAAGCAGGGTCGCCGCA
- a CDS encoding quinone oxidoreductase, whose translation MPHAIVIHETGGPEKLRWEEANVPAPGPGQVRIRHTAIGLNFIDVYHRIGLYKVPLPTGIGQEAAAVVEEVGSGVTGLAKGDRVVYTGLMGAYAQERLAPADRLVKLPADIDDATAAAVFLKGLTVDMLVRRVFPLRSGHTVLVHAAAGGVGSILVPWAKSIGATVIATVGSREKSTLPKAQGADHVIVTSEENFVARVKEITGGRGVDVAYDSVGKDTVPGSLESLVSRGWLVSFGQSSGSPAPIELGSLGGARSLFVTRPSLFAYIPTREELEDGATHLFSVLQRGIVKLAPPRKFALKDAAEAHRALEARQTTGSVVFTP comes from the coding sequence ATGCCCCATGCGATCGTCATCCATGAAACCGGCGGCCCTGAAAAACTGCGCTGGGAAGAGGCCAATGTGCCTGCGCCCGGCCCCGGCCAAGTGCGGATTCGGCACACGGCCATCGGACTCAACTTCATCGATGTTTACCACCGCATTGGTCTCTACAAAGTGCCGCTTCCCACGGGCATCGGGCAGGAAGCCGCCGCCGTGGTGGAGGAGGTCGGATCCGGAGTGACGGGTCTCGCTAAGGGCGATCGCGTCGTCTATACCGGTCTCATGGGCGCCTACGCGCAGGAGCGCCTCGCACCAGCCGACCGCCTGGTGAAGCTGCCCGCGGACATCGACGATGCCACGGCGGCCGCGGTGTTCCTCAAGGGGCTCACGGTCGACATGCTGGTCCGGCGCGTCTTTCCGCTTCGTTCCGGCCACACGGTGTTGGTCCATGCGGCCGCCGGCGGCGTGGGCAGCATCCTCGTTCCCTGGGCCAAATCGATTGGCGCCACGGTGATTGCGACGGTGGGTTCGCGCGAAAAGTCCACGCTGCCCAAGGCCCAGGGCGCCGACCACGTCATCGTCACCAGCGAAGAAAATTTCGTTGCGCGCGTGAAGGAGATCACCGGGGGCCGCGGGGTGGACGTGGCCTACGACTCGGTGGGCAAGGACACGGTCCCGGGCTCGCTCGAGTCGCTGGTGTCGCGCGGATGGCTGGTCAGCTTTGGCCAATCGTCCGGCAGCCCCGCCCCCATCGAGCTCGGGTCGCTGGGCGGCGCACGTTCCCTGTTCGTGACGCGCCCCTCGCTGTTCGCGTACATCCCGACCCGCGAGGAGCTCGAGGACGGCGCCACGCACCTCTTCAGCGTGCTGCAGCGAGGTATCGTGAAACTCGCCCCCCCGCGCAAGTTCGCCTTGAAGGACGCCGCCGAAGCCCACCGCGCCTTGGAAGCGCGGCAGACCACGGGCTCCGTCGTGTTCACCCCCTAG